The following DNA comes from Molothrus aeneus isolate 106 chromosome 21, BPBGC_Maene_1.0, whole genome shotgun sequence.
TCTTGTCCCTTTGACACAGGCTGTTTATTTTGCTGGCTGTGATCTATAGTGGAGTAAGGAGCAGCATTGTGCCACAAAAAATGTATGGAAGGATCACATCCCCAAACTTCCCAAAGGTCTACCCGAATCACAAGGAGAAAACATGGAATATTACTGTCCCCAAAGGATATTCTGTTCGCATTTACTTCACCCATTTCGACCTGGAGTTGTCCTACCTGTGTGAATATGATTATGTGAAGGTATGTGTGGGATGGGGTAACATGTAGCAGGTGCAGCTGTTAAAAACTCTGTTCATGTGATGCTGGGCACATGCAGAATCAACATAACTCTTTGTCAGCTCTTGATTTTAGTCTGCTTATAAAGTTCAGGCTCAGCTGGTTTCTAAATTATGTGTTTATTGAGGCCCACGGGACTAGGAAGCAGATGTGGTTGTCACATTGGAACATCTGAAAAGTGAGATGCTTTTGCTCAGAAAATTCAATGATCTGTGCTCACCTGCtggatttttctgtctgtttcgCAGCTGAGCTCTGGTGGGAAGACCCTGGCTACACTGTGTGGAAGGGGCAGTACAGACACTGAGGAGGCTCCGGGTAACAGGACGTACATCTCCGCTGATAACCACCTCATGGTGGTGTTTCGGTCTGATTACTCCAATGAGAAACCATTCACAGGCTTTGAGGCCTTTTATGCTGCTGAAGGTGAGAGTCTGGGCCCTCTTGTAGATGGAAGAGCCACGGCTGCTGTGGGGTTGGCCCTTCCCTGCGCTCTCATAGCCTGAGGCTGCTGGTGTGGGGCAGGAGAAGGTGGTCTCATGGTACAGAAGCAGACGCAGAGGGGCACAGAGACCAAAGGCCAACCTCACAAAACGCAGAGTGGCTGAGACTGAGAGAACATTGTGCTGAAATCTATTGTCTGCCTGATTCTGTGCTTTGCCCATTAGATATCGATGAGTGCAAACAGCCTTTGGATACTAAACCCCTCTGCAGTCATCACTGTCACAACTACGTGGGGGGCTACTATTGCAGCTGCAGGGTTGGCTACAAACTGCATGAAAACAAGAGGACATGCACAGGTGAGCTCTTTCTAGATCAGGAGATGCTCCCCTATCTACAACATCCACTTAAATCCAGTCCTGACAATAACGTCAAGGTGAAagctgtggggtttggttttcatttttagtaTTCCCTGTGTGCCTGGTGCAACTGGGAGGAGGTTCACAGAGTTagtcagggctgtgagcagaagCCCTGCTttgcagagaggctgtggctgctgttgcAATTTTCTGTTGTAGTAAACTGCTGTACTGGCACTTGGTTTTTGCTACTCCTTTCCACCTCCGTTCAGCTTTAGGTGAGTTGAATGGAAAATCAAGAAATGTCTACATTTCCCACCACGGATATTTCCACAGAAAAGTTGTCATGGGTGCCAGTGAAGCCACTCTTGCAAAACTGAGTATATCTTGCTCCCTGGGTACCGAGATCCCGAGTATTCTGGAGCCAAGTTAGTAGATATGTTGGGAAAACTATCAATTGAGTTGTGAAGTctaatgaagaaataattagATTGTGGCCCTGTAAGGACACAGGCCAAGAAGGAGCCTCTGGAAGAGGAAGATGGTTCATGTATCACTGATACCAGACACCATAACCCAGGCATTAAATGGCCAGGCATGAATCTCTTCTTCAGAAGGGCTGACAGtctgagctgtggggcagagccaggTCTATCTCACTGGCtactgcctggctctgccccacagTTCATAACCAGGGAAAGCTTCTGTGGTGTCAGGTAGCAAAGTGTCGGGATCAGCACCTCGGGATTCCTTTGCAGTGAAACCCATGCCCACATGGGGTACAAGGTTCGCTCCTCATGGGTGCAGCTTTGCCAGCAGGAGCTAAATCCTGTCTGGAAAAAATCAACACACACACTGCCCATAAATACTGTCATAGGTGAAAGATAGTTTCTTTGAGCTCCCCcatgctgaaatgcaaagctggATCTACCTTCCAGTGCTTAAGGCTGCCTTAGCATTTGCCTTCCCAACAACAGCCTGTTACAAACTCTCTCCATCCATGGCTGCCTGGGTCTGATTCAAGATTCAAATTCCTCATGTCTCCAGAGTATTGGAACAGACATTCATTCAACCTGCCCTTCCTAAAGTGATGCCTTTTAGCACAAGCATATGGATTTGTTGATGCTGTAAAGCCTTAATGTGAAGGTGCAAAACGGAAAGCTGTGAACGAGCAGAGGAGCAGTTCTGCATTGACCATTCCTGTGTGTACATTTATGCCCCCCTCCTTGAAAAGAGCTCTTGTTGTGTTGCACTGAGGTTCTAGCAGAGGGAGTTTCTCAGCAACAGTGATGGGTTGAGCTACCTTGACAGTGAAGACATTGGGAATTGCTGTGATGCAGCTGATGTGCCAAAGGTCTCTGCAGATCTTCTTCATGAGTTGAGGGCAAAAGCTGCCCCTGTGTCTTTTGGACTCCTGTTTAAGCTGGCTGATATTGACAggctctttttctcctttgttttccagaagATATTTAAGTTTCTCCTCACTTAGGCAGAGATGGAGACAGACGTGCTGGGAAGACCTGGTTGCAGTCCAGGAAGGAAACCTGCTGCAGTCTGCCCAAGGGCTGAAGGCTTCTCTTGCTCCATGACTTGTCCCTGTGGTTCCTTGCCTTTCAGATTTGCCTGCTGCAGTAAATAAAGAGGCTGTTGCCTGTTGGAAGCCAAATGCAGCCTCTGGGACGTTAATTTTCTGATGTTCCCATGTGTCACTTGGGAAAAAAGAAGGTAGATCAGACAGGAACTGGCAAGAGACAAGCCATTGTGAAAGGCCTCTGAGCATCACAGCTACCTGAAGAGTCTTGAATTTCTTATCTGGCTCTTGTTGCTTAACCTTACATAGTTCTTAAactgcaggaagagcagaacCCCATCACACCTTTGTTTCCTAATGCTCCTTTTAGATATGCTCTTAAGAGAACTCCAGCATTCCAGCTGATCATTACGGACCACCTTGGATCCAGACATacgattttatttttatggaacAATTTTCCTAACTTGTCAAGAGTTTAAAGTTATATGTGGGGGCAGCAGATGTCCTGGGCTGATCCCGTGAGCGCAGCCAGGCTGTGCGCAGCTCACCGCTCCCCTTTGGTGTGAGAACGCTATCAGGAGCCAGCGGCGGTTTTTGCTTTGATTCTCAGCAGTTGAAGATTGTGTCCGCGCGAGTGAAACCACGCAGGGGAATCGCGCGTTTGTCCCGGCCGCCCTTGGCAGGCAGCGCAGGACTCGCCCTGAAGGGGAGCGCGGTCCCTGCGAGCCCGGCCGGGCTGCCCGGTGCGGTCCTGAAGCGCCACCCTGTGGCCAGAGCGCCGCGGTGCAGGCGCTCCCGCCTGGCGCTCCGGGCTCCGCTGCTCGGCCTAAGTGAATCCTGCGAACCCCGCTCGACTTAAATTTCTCGGGCATTAAACACGGCGGTGCCCATTCTCGTTACCAATTTCCGTCATTCCCATGCTGTAATTAGGTGTGTTCGGTGCGCTGGATTTGGCAGCAATGGTCCTTTGATATGCTCCCCGAAGGATTGTTCCTGTCTATGCATGTTCCTGTCTACGTCTGCCCTTGCTGATGCCCTGGACGCTGCTACTTAGAGACTTGCTTCTAATTATGTTGGAAGAAAATAACGATTTTACAACAGATTCACAAGATCTGTGGTGAgaatttttaatgttctttcaTTATAGATCTCTCCAGGGAAGTTCAAACAGTAATACATGGACATTCCTGCTGAATGCAGTGTTTCAGACTTATTTCTTAGTAACTGAACTGAGCTTTCTCAGCAGGCAGTTTTGGAACATACTCCAGACTGTGTATGcttacagaattttaaaatcacagtTGAGGTGATTATGGTTTGGGGAGGCTCAGGCTTACCTGAGCAGTTACTTTATAGTCTGTCTGAATTGATGCACATATTCACTGTCTATGTAGAAACACAGAATAACTGAACTAATGTGAGTTAATTTTTTCCACACAGACACCAGAGACCTGTGTGTGTATGGAAATGCAATGCCAAAATTCAGTGCCAGTGTGAATGAAGGCTTGTTCTGCCCCAGGAAGGCAAATCATAATGGTAAGGTCTGAACACAGAATTAAATGTGCTCCTTGGCTCtgaggctgagcagagggaatgCCCCAGCCTTAACTGGACACAACTGAACTTTGACTGTGGGATGTACTTGCATGTTTAAGGCCACGTGAGAATGGTGAAAAGTAGCCAGGTAGGCTTAATCCAGTTACAGCTGAGAGTTTTCTTACCCTTCTTTTTTACCATTCCCCCATCAATCAATGGATTTAATAGATTAGCTCTTAGGAATAGCCCAAGGGATGAGAGTGACACAGTCACCTTCTTACACTGTAGAGTGTCACTTCTGTGTTGTATTAAACAATGCCCAGCTGTTCCATTTATGGTTCTCATTTGTGTTCTCTGGGATGCAGGTGAAGATTCACATGTGGTGATGGATACTGGAAAAATTCCAGCCTGTGCCTCATACCAAGCCTACAGTGACATGTTTGTGACATGTTTGTGCAGGCAGGGGGACAGTTACCCAGCCTGGCAACTCTGCTGTTTAGCAATGGAGCACCTACAGTCCTGTGGCTTTCTTAGATTTTCCTGGAGTATCTTTAAGCCCGTGAGGCAGAACTATTTCACTGCAGACTCTTCATTTTAGCAATCAATTGCTGTCTTTATGTTATGCTGATTTTCACAATGTGCTACAGGTGCTGTTTAACAGCGCAGAGGAACGctaacaaaactgaaaatgttaTGATAACCTCACAGTGTGACTGGAATTTCTATTATTGATCGTAGTTTTGTTAAATCATTTACTATTGAACAGGCCTTGGTCATGCCTAAGGCTGCCTACTGCAGAGTAATGCCCAGAACTCAGTGCAGTTCTCCATGAGGAGAGTAAAAAGCCAAATGTTCCTGTATTCCAGATCTCTTTGGAAAACAGTTTCATAATTAACTAAATTGTTGCTTTTAAACTGATTGGCATTGTTTCTGACAGGAAGATTGAACCATGCTACAGCAGTAgttgagagaggaaaagaatccCCTCGCTGCTGAGTACAGGGTTGTGGattgtatttggttttttaatgcCTGAACTGCTAAATTCATTACTCTGTAAAATTAGTCAAGATCCAAGACTGAGTTTTGGAGAAACATTGTACAGTGTAATAGCATAATTATGCCTCTTATCTTTTAGATTAGAATATCCATATATTCCAATTACCCTAATTTACATTCAGAACAAATGCacttcctcctctgtgcccaaaTTCCTCAGCAATGCTGTCTCTCTTGATTACAGAACTTTTCCAAAGGATGCAATACTAATGAAAATTGTATTCTAAATCAAATATTCATTTGCAAGCAATTTTTCCATTCCAGAACAATCCAGGAATTACATTTAGAATCATTAACGTAATTTAATCCATATGAGCACAATAATTCAGTATTTAGATCTCAAACTGTTAAACAGCTTTTGCTGCCATTGCTGTTTTGCACTTTGTGGAGTGAGttgctgcaggaagggaagaTGAGCCTGGAGAGCTTCCCTGATAAGTGGTGTTAACTGCAGGGCAAGAAAAGTTGGAAGGTGGCAGTGGGGTTCTAACAGCTGCTTACCATATAGCTGATCAAAAAATCCCATCTTTGAGGAGTAAATTGGGAATTTTGAGAAAACTCTATGAAGGTGGCCAGGGAGAAAGAAATTTAACTCATGAAGGTTATAAAAATGATCTCATCCCCTTTGATAAAGGTACTGGTTCTAGTGGAGCAGGAAATCTCAATCAGTACTTATCTTACACATATCTGTTTACCAGGAGGATTGACTGCAGATGATGGGTTGAGGAAATGTCCCAGCAGCTGTTAGAAATCCTTCAACTGTACAAAGCTGCCATCTGCCTACAGTACGCTTTATTCATTTCTTCTAAATTGTGGATGCAATAGTCtggtcagagagagagaaagctaGAAAAGCTTTCCATGGATGGGTCTGGGAAACTTtagggagctggagagaaagAATTCTGATCAATCTGCACCTGGTATTTGTAACAAGTTGTTTACTCCCAAGGGATGTCATCTTAATTAGCCAATGGTGacagaattttaattaaaggaCCAATTAGGTCCACCTGTAGCAAACTAGAGTATAGAAAGGAATGGGTTCTTAATAAAGTTAGATATAGCTTTCTGTGAATGCATGGAGCGTGTCACTCACTTATCCGTGTCACTTGTGACTCAATGGTGACATAAATAGTGCTGTGAATTCTTGTTTGTCTGCAGCTTCTGACTGAGCACAGGTGCAGTGAGAGCCTGCAGAGAACCAACACCACCCAGCCCTCACTCAGGTGCTGCATACCAGGTGTGCAGTaccagctcctggctggatgTGGGGGCATttacagccctgctgtccctgtgtccctacCGATCactgctgcacagcccctgctttcagctggaaaaatggTGTTTTTCTGAAGAACAAGCTTCACATTCAGAGTTTCGGTCCAATAACAGTGGACAATAGATTCTTGGAGCTAATTAGCACtgttagaaaaacattttttctataTTGACCCCCTTACAATACACATAAACTTCCTCTTTCTTGTATCTTGGATTCTTTCATTAGCATTGCACTTTCTGAAGTAATGCAACTGAAAATGAAGTATCTCCctctagaaaaaaattaagactcAAAACACTTCAGTATTTTCAGTGACAGTTTATTTACTCACTTATAAACATTAAAGTatgcaaagcagttaaaatGCTACTGTAACTTGAAATTCTTGAAATGCTACTGTAACTTGAAAAGGAGATTTTGTTTGAAGGTGAAGGAAGGCTAAAATTATTAGCAAAGACTACTCAGTGCTGCCAACCAGCCTCTTAAACCTAAACCTGAGCAatttaaacagaattaaaacCATGCTAATTACAAAAAACTTACCATGAGGTTCCTTGCAGGGGGTCACAGTTAGTCTTTGGAGGTCCAAGAATACCATTTTAAAGTGTTACTCAGCAGAAGTAGCTGGTAATAGTGCAAGTGCTAAAATGCAAAATTCACAGATGGGACAGTTTGGAGATTATTCTGATTaaggtgcagaaaaaaaatgtaagcaaCTTTTTCAGTGGAATATGAACAAATGTGTGGGATTTCTTTCTCAGCCTGGGTGTTTAGAAACCCTCTTTAAACTAAGCACATTAAGGCACaactgattttttaattctgcagGTGGAAAACTCAGTCATgcagttttgtttgctgtttagATGCTCTGCTATTCACAAGCCTCAGTGGGATAGAGTAATGAAGATTCACTTGAAAATCACATAGGTTAAAAACTGTGTAATTATCCATATTCAGACTATTCACAGCTACAGCACAGTATTATGGTGTATAGAAAAATACAGATCCAAGCTTCAGTGGGCTGCAACCCCAAGTACACAACACAATTCCTCAAGCTCATACCACGAGTGGAAATAACCTTCCACTAGTTTCTGCTCTAATGCCTTGCACTTTGTTAAGAAGCTGCCTCCTACGTGGCACCTCTGCACCTGTCATAACTCAGTTTATACTTTAGCAGTCTGTGTATATTTACAGTGCTTTACTCATCTGGAAACTCTTTCCTGTGACTAGTTTTAACAGGAGTTAACAGCACTCTTCTGGGCTGGAAGTGTGGCAGAAGCCTGTTTCCCATGAGTGGGCTGATCTAAAAACAAGTTAAAAGCATCCATCCCCAAAGAAGATGTGGACAGAAATCCATCATGACAGCAACTCTGTTTCCCCCACCCCACTTCTGAGAAGGACCTTCCACTGCTAAAAGAACAAGTAACGTTCCTTGGCACAGATGAAATCTGGAGGGAGCTGCTTACCAGTCTAGGTGCGGGCACCCCAAGGTGTGGGACCTGGATTTTAGATCTATGTCACTGCACAGTGCAAGGCTACAGTGGCTTAGAGGAGAGTGTCAGGTATCGATACGTGCTGAGCGGTGGCTCCTTTAGAACCTGCTTATCTGAAACAAACCGAGTGACTGCAAAAGGCTTTACAGAAGTTCATCGCAAAAGGGTAAAATTAATTAACTGCTATGAATTCTTTGCATTCAGGGCTGCAAAACAAAGACACATATTACTTAAATCAGTTTTATTTAAGAATTTCCTACAGTGACAAATCTTATAAAAAGCATCCAGACACGAAACTGCAGCAAACAGCATTCTTTTGGATATCTTACAGACAGTGGAACTTCCACCCTGGAGAGGCACACTGAGCTCTAGTGATCTCTGCTAAAAGAACTACTGCAAAGCACACCACAAGCTCAATGTTCTCATCACAAACCCCCATCATCTTCAGGTCACATTACCACACTTACAGATCATtaacagaaaaagaacacaCACCATACAGCATTCACAGCAGTTGAcataagggaaaagaaatacaaatattccATTTCACGTAACACATTCAACTAATTGATTAACTAGGTAGAGAACCCACTTAAAGTCTTCCACATGTGGATGTCCTTTGAATGCAATAAACACTCGTACGTTATCTGCTATCATTGCTCTCCGCACACTCTCTCACCAAAGCCACAGGATTGAGAGACATCTCGCCAAGTCaaataaaatcccattaatGCACCACCAGGTCTCTGCATGCGCTCGCTCCTTTATCTCGCACATACCAGCCCTCTCATGCCTCGGCACCACCACCAATCCCACACATGGTTTCAAAAGTTCAAACAGCCTTCTGGTTCCATCTCACAGCCTTGCGTTCACAGCGTTGATACGACTCCATGAAATAAAGAGTAGCGGATAAAAATGGAACACCCACCGTCTAAGACGCAGCATGTGCGGTGTGATGAAGTATTCTTGGATGAGAAAGCATGTAGACAGAAGTATTCCTAAGGCAGAATATTTACAGCACTGCTTTCAATGAAGTGCTTCTTCCATACACATTTGAAATGAGATGAACTGCGGAGATTAAATGAAGCCTTCATATCGTACTTTAGTATGGAGGGGAGACAgcgttaaaaaaaaacaaacgaacacaaacaaaaatgacACTGTGTTGTCCAACGGGGCACTTGGAGAGTCTTATGGTGGGatcaaattaaaaacaagaggGAGAGAATGCTGTTTCTGACCAATGGTTCCATTTTGAACATGCAAAGAATTCAGGTAGCCAGGAAACAAGGGGTAAAGTATTACAGGAGAAACCTTTCCTATAGACTGTAGTGTTAGTTCACCTATCGGGCAAACAGCAGTCCACTTCCAAACATTCAGAATTCCAACTAGATATGTAACAA
Coding sequences within:
- the MASP2 gene encoding mannan-binding lectin serine protease 2; this translates as MRLFILLAVIYSGVRSSIVPQKMYGRITSPNFPKVYPNHKEKTWNITVPKGYSVRIYFTHFDLELSYLCEYDYVKLSSGGKTLATLCGRGSTDTEEAPGNRTYISADNHLMVVFRSDYSNEKPFTGFEAFYAAEDIDECKQPLDTKPLCSHHCHNYVGGYYCSCRVGYKLHENKRTCTEDI